One window of uncultured Methanoregula sp. genomic DNA carries:
- a CDS encoding tryptophan--tRNA ligase, translating into MPDPQINPWSSTPSLDIEKTFAEFGIDPIAPAIQELPEVPYFMRRGIVVGHRDYNQIAHAIKTKSPFHILTGFMPSGHPHLGHLMVMKEVVWHVQQGGNGYITIADREAHAVRGLSWEKCNDYGKEYLACLYALGFEGETYFQSRNNRLKDLAFEAATKVNFSELSAIYGFSQETNLAHADSVITQVADILYPQIDREPAPTLVPVGVDQDPHIRLTRGIAHKMRMFTVEERDGYISVRSKNAPEAALEAVKKAFPHAKKYEGHVDIKGAQCADVKGKVREIERANGGFAFYTPSSTYHIFMPGLTGGKMSSSVPESFISFHEPEATVRKKVMSGITGGRMTLEEQKRLGGEPDKCSLFLLNLFHMVTDDLELAEIRRKCTAGEITCGQCKKETAERVVAFLKDFREKMDAAADRIVV; encoded by the coding sequence ATGCCAGACCCGCAGATCAACCCCTGGTCAAGCACTCCGTCCCTTGATATCGAGAAGACGTTTGCCGAATTCGGTATCGACCCTATAGCCCCCGCGATACAAGAACTCCCTGAGGTCCCGTATTTCATGCGCCGGGGTATCGTAGTTGGTCACCGCGACTACAACCAGATAGCCCACGCGATCAAAACAAAAAGCCCTTTCCACATCCTGACCGGGTTCATGCCGAGCGGCCATCCCCATCTCGGCCACCTGATGGTGATGAAAGAGGTGGTCTGGCACGTGCAGCAGGGCGGCAACGGCTACATCACGATCGCTGACCGGGAAGCCCACGCGGTCCGGGGCCTCTCGTGGGAGAAGTGCAATGATTACGGGAAAGAGTATCTTGCCTGTCTCTATGCTCTCGGGTTTGAAGGCGAGACCTATTTCCAGAGCCGGAACAACCGGCTCAAGGATCTGGCATTCGAGGCAGCAACGAAGGTCAATTTCTCGGAACTCTCGGCCATCTACGGGTTCTCGCAGGAGACGAATCTTGCCCATGCGGACAGCGTCATCACGCAGGTAGCGGATATCCTCTATCCCCAGATCGATCGCGAACCAGCGCCGACCCTTGTCCCGGTCGGAGTGGATCAGGACCCACACATCCGCCTGACCCGGGGCATTGCCCACAAGATGCGGATGTTCACGGTCGAGGAGCGGGACGGGTACATCAGCGTCCGGTCCAAGAACGCTCCTGAGGCAGCACTCGAAGCGGTCAAGAAGGCGTTCCCGCATGCCAAGAAGTACGAGGGGCACGTTGATATTAAAGGGGCGCAGTGCGCAGATGTGAAAGGCAAAGTCCGCGAGATCGAGAGGGCAAACGGCGGGTTTGCGTTCTATACCCCCTCGTCCACGTACCATATCTTCATGCCGGGTCTTACCGGTGGCAAGATGTCTTCAAGCGTGCCGGAGAGTTTCATCTCTTTCCATGAGCCTGAGGCAACTGTCCGAAAGAAAGTGATGAGCGGGATCACCGGTGGGAGGATGACCCTTGAGGAACAGAAGCGCCTTGGCGGCGAGCCGGACAAGTGCTCGCTCTTCCTCCTCAATCTCTTCCACATGGTAACAGACGATCTTGAACTCGCGGAGATCCGGCGGAAATGCACGGCCGGTGAGATAACCTGTGGCCAGTGCAAGAAAGAGACGGCCGAGCGGGTGGTGGCGTTCTTAAAAGACTTCCGGGAGAAGATGGACGCAGCGGCAGACAGGATTGTGGTGTGA
- a CDS encoding AAA family ATPase, whose product MQHDEPDFSRRLNISLRARVTLIVVMTPEEERVVSRIQEVCEGWEPARQCITWDSVDGYQVIAGNQNFHAASRDPLAALDEISKTDENAVIILKDFHEYWNNPQVKRRIRSFSQKFRYNRRSIVIVTPVQRVPEEIRDEAVLVHFPPPSSAELSADLDRLLETSGITSSLSKTGREKIIQAALGMTLNQARRSFSKVLVTRGTIDDEDIDTIIADKKEMLSHSDALEFYSLTETPENVGGLCALKDWLHLRERAFTSEAREYGLPAPKGIALIGIPGTGKSLTAKMIADLWHLPLLRLDVGALFGSLVGESEERTRRALSLAETIAPCILWVDEIEKAFAFGSGDAGTSQRVFAHLLTWMQDKTSPCFVVATANNIAALPPELLRKGRFDEIFFLDLPSLDERREIFAVHLKKRKCIPAGFDLDRLARESEGYVGAEIEQTIIDAMYQAFSENMRPLTTGDIQACIRKQVPLSVSQRETVTALRAYLAEGRAVSASKAAPHRVPEARRSIALETIDTSAM is encoded by the coding sequence GTGCAGCATGACGAGCCGGACTTCTCCCGCAGGCTCAACATTTCGCTCCGGGCCCGCGTTACACTGATTGTGGTAATGACACCCGAGGAAGAGCGAGTAGTATCCCGGATACAGGAGGTCTGCGAAGGCTGGGAGCCAGCTCGCCAGTGCATTACCTGGGACAGCGTGGACGGGTACCAGGTCATTGCCGGCAACCAAAACTTCCATGCCGCATCCCGCGACCCTCTCGCTGCTCTCGATGAGATATCCAAGACGGACGAAAATGCCGTCATCATTCTGAAAGATTTCCACGAGTACTGGAACAACCCCCAGGTGAAACGTCGGATCCGCTCTTTCTCCCAAAAGTTCCGGTACAATCGCCGCTCAATCGTGATCGTCACGCCAGTGCAGAGGGTCCCGGAGGAGATCAGAGACGAAGCGGTCCTGGTCCACTTCCCACCACCCTCCTCTGCCGAACTCTCCGCCGATCTCGATCGGCTGCTTGAAACGAGCGGGATTACCAGCTCACTCTCAAAAACGGGGAGGGAGAAAATTATTCAGGCCGCACTCGGCATGACCTTGAATCAGGCCCGCCGCTCATTCTCAAAAGTCCTTGTCACGCGGGGAACCATCGACGACGAGGATATAGACACCATCATTGCGGACAAGAAAGAGATGCTGAGCCATTCGGATGCACTTGAGTTCTACAGTCTTACAGAAACACCTGAAAATGTCGGGGGTCTCTGTGCCCTCAAGGACTGGCTCCACCTGCGCGAGCGGGCCTTCACAAGCGAAGCCCGCGAGTACGGCCTTCCCGCCCCCAAGGGCATCGCCCTCATAGGTATACCGGGGACGGGCAAGAGCCTGACAGCGAAGATGATCGCCGACCTCTGGCACCTCCCACTCCTCCGGCTCGATGTGGGTGCTCTCTTTGGGAGCCTGGTCGGGGAATCTGAGGAGCGGACCCGCCGGGCGCTCTCCCTGGCCGAAACGATCGCTCCCTGCATTCTCTGGGTGGACGAGATCGAGAAGGCGTTTGCATTCGGAAGCGGAGATGCCGGCACGAGCCAGAGGGTCTTTGCCCATCTCCTGACCTGGATGCAGGACAAGACCTCGCCCTGCTTTGTTGTGGCAACAGCCAACAACATCGCAGCGCTCCCACCTGAACTTCTTCGGAAAGGGAGGTTCGATGAGATTTTCTTCCTCGATCTCCCAAGCCTTGACGAACGGCGCGAGATCTTCGCGGTCCACTTAAAGAAACGCAAATGCATCCCCGCCGGGTTCGACCTTGACCGGCTCGCCCGCGAGAGCGAGGGGTATGTCGGGGCCGAAATCGAGCAGACTATCATCGATGCCATGTACCAGGCGTTCAGCGAGAATATGCGGCCATTGACCACAGGGGATATCCAAGCCTGCATCAGGAAACAGGTACCTCTCTCGGTCTCCCAGCGCGAGACCGTGACTGCCCTACGAGCCTACCTTGCAGAGGGGCGGGCTGTCTCCGCCTCAAAGGCAGCTCCCCATCGGGTTCCGGAAGCAAGGCGGTCCATTGCTCTCGAGACCATCGACACTTCCGCGATGTGA
- a CDS encoding 4Fe-4S single cluster domain-containing protein translates to MMVHEYNDPGCRLRSVLNLACFLARSEVNGPGIRAVVWVQGCPHRCEGCFNPQFLSFSPARQVTVNELTETILSLPNLDGVTFSGGEPFAQAVPLAALGARVRKAGLDIVTYSGYPYEQLATGTSKGWQDLLSVTDLLIAGPYIPSLQCTGSLRGSSNQQLVPLSGRISGELQPWENREEFTISTDGEITATGFPDMARLRLLAARCRGI, encoded by the coding sequence ATGATGGTGCACGAATACAACGACCCCGGATGCCGACTCAGGAGCGTGCTCAACCTCGCGTGCTTTCTCGCACGATCAGAGGTAAACGGTCCCGGCATACGGGCAGTTGTATGGGTGCAGGGATGCCCCCACCGGTGCGAAGGGTGCTTCAATCCGCAGTTCTTGTCATTTTCTCCTGCACGACAGGTTACCGTAAACGAACTTACAGAAACGATTCTCTCCCTGCCCAACTTAGACGGAGTCACATTCTCGGGCGGCGAACCGTTCGCCCAGGCAGTTCCACTCGCAGCATTAGGAGCCCGGGTCCGCAAGGCTGGGCTTGACATTGTCACTTATTCCGGGTACCCATACGAGCAACTCGCCACCGGAACAAGCAAGGGATGGCAGGACCTCCTTTCAGTCACCGATCTCCTCATTGCCGGCCCGTATATTCCCTCTCTCCAGTGTACAGGTTCCCTGAGGGGTTCGTCCAACCAGCAGCTCGTCCCGCTCAGCGGGAGGATCTCAGGAGAACTGCAGCCATGGGAGAACAGGGAAGAATTCACGATTTCAACTGACGGTGAAATCACCGCCACCGGTTTTCCCGATATGGCGAGACTCCGGCTGCTGGCAGCCCGATGCAGGGGGATATAA
- a CDS encoding WD40 repeat domain-containing protein, whose amino-acid sequence MAAISTLAAIIASTDNPRARLCAENCLRSLPTMHQIDLLCREVLVQDSTAITTLVQECGYLPSDQAERALFLFCTRSREVPEIPDEEYLELNLARGYLKADPGIRTRARDNARRNNTCHILARAICSSGMPGPVELSYAEWEIVIAGLIQVNSWEILWHQVLFAPIPLAVTAVTAMKGAGWTPTGDDQRVWEGITETLPAAWTYPSPSVGTYPAIGRPAAQVSRLAFSPDGSLLATGCCDGQIQIWRTVSSGLAGEISSPRPGHVHFLSLSGDNRYLISCWDGGCIQCHDLPGSTLIWSHETGPGEITAVCRAADDRTFLAGDSLGTLHILDGDGRILRAVKLHPSPVTCLVLSPDGTAAACGHNDGTVSLVGFVDETLRYLPPGSPDPVRSIAFDPAGIKCLVVHDRTLPVLWDVGTATRIRIYTGHMGIAACSTIPAEKGWFVIGSSDHTLRTWDWQCAKPAASLPLYSRLATCCSAARDGRYLTVGFNDGTIRLFSMPGLGLVWEYKGHKKAITACAISSDGSRLATVSWDGTTKLWRIPEGEIIRTLENYAVGIAALAGPGGGSLFAAVTGGGIACIHTVADGRQVRTIDLYTPEVRATAMSPNGKHLACAGADTTLRVWNLHDGSLVSTGRKFRTSQRCCTFLPGGSSLFCGGWDGRCRIFSIPEVRLEKILAGHTSVVTCCAVTGDGQLIVTGSNDTTVRIWQRKEGEEEKTCVVLTGSRTEIGAIVVSPDNTLLAAGGGDEVIRLYRLPGGEPAGELPGIPGKVTALAFDPAGDLLAAGYDTGISAWYAVPGRTLIRTEPAHTGAVTGIAVFPKERLLVTSGQDGTCRFHPLPVASFLPGAKLADVSWILAEAGRARGNPDERQWTFLYSLLASRFRHEIQICPSTGNIGCYDIQIAG is encoded by the coding sequence ATGGCAGCCATCAGTACGCTGGCAGCCATCATTGCTTCCACAGATAATCCCAGAGCTCGCTTATGTGCTGAAAACTGCCTCCGTTCCCTCCCCACCATGCACCAGATCGATCTCCTCTGCCGTGAAGTTCTGGTGCAGGATTCGACAGCCATCACCACACTTGTACAGGAGTGCGGGTACCTGCCATCCGATCAGGCCGAACGGGCGCTCTTTCTCTTCTGTACGAGGTCCCGGGAGGTACCTGAAATTCCCGATGAAGAATACCTGGAACTCAATCTTGCCCGGGGGTACCTGAAGGCAGACCCCGGTATCCGGACCCGGGCACGCGATAATGCCCGCAGGAACAATACCTGTCACATCCTTGCCCGGGCCATCTGCAGTTCCGGTATGCCGGGACCTGTGGAACTGTCGTACGCTGAGTGGGAGATCGTGATCGCCGGTTTAATACAGGTGAACAGTTGGGAGATTCTCTGGCATCAGGTCCTTTTCGCACCCATCCCCCTCGCAGTGACTGCCGTCACTGCCATGAAGGGCGCAGGATGGACCCCAACAGGGGATGACCAGAGGGTCTGGGAGGGAATTACTGAAACACTCCCGGCTGCATGGACCTATCCGTCCCCTTCGGTGGGGACGTACCCGGCAATCGGCCGACCGGCGGCTCAGGTTTCCCGACTGGCATTTTCCCCGGACGGGTCGCTCCTTGCAACGGGATGCTGTGACGGTCAGATCCAGATCTGGCGCACGGTCTCTTCAGGTCTTGCCGGCGAGATCTCCTCTCCCCGGCCCGGGCATGTGCATTTCCTCTCGCTGTCCGGGGATAACCGGTACCTCATATCCTGTTGGGATGGGGGCTGTATCCAATGCCATGACCTGCCGGGATCTACCCTGATCTGGTCACATGAGACCGGGCCCGGAGAGATAACCGCCGTGTGCCGGGCCGCGGATGACAGGACATTCCTGGCAGGTGACAGCCTGGGCACCCTGCACATTCTCGATGGGGATGGCAGGATCCTCCGGGCAGTGAAACTTCACCCATCACCGGTAACCTGCCTTGTCCTTTCCCCTGACGGAACCGCTGCTGCCTGTGGGCATAACGATGGGACCGTCTCGCTTGTCGGTTTTGTGGATGAAACACTCCGGTACCTGCCACCGGGTTCCCCGGATCCGGTACGGTCGATCGCGTTTGACCCGGCCGGAATAAAATGCCTCGTTGTCCATGACCGGACACTCCCGGTGCTCTGGGATGTTGGTACAGCAACACGGATCAGAATCTATACCGGGCATATGGGCATAGCGGCCTGCAGTACCATCCCTGCAGAGAAGGGATGGTTCGTTATCGGAAGCTCCGACCATACCCTTAGGACCTGGGACTGGCAATGTGCCAAGCCGGCTGCCTCTCTCCCGCTCTATAGCCGGCTCGCCACCTGCTGCTCGGCCGCACGGGATGGCCGTTACCTGACAGTAGGATTCAATGACGGGACGATCCGCCTCTTCTCTATGCCCGGTCTAGGGCTTGTGTGGGAATACAAAGGACATAAAAAAGCAATCACTGCGTGTGCGATCTCATCAGATGGCAGCCGGCTTGCCACGGTAAGCTGGGACGGGACAACAAAGCTCTGGCGGATCCCGGAAGGAGAGATCATCCGGACCCTTGAAAACTATGCAGTTGGGATTGCCGCCCTTGCCGGACCGGGCGGGGGTTCCCTCTTCGCTGCAGTAACCGGAGGCGGCATTGCTTGTATTCACACCGTTGCTGATGGGAGACAGGTAAGAACGATCGATCTCTATACACCCGAGGTCAGGGCCACCGCCATGAGCCCTAACGGCAAGCACCTCGCTTGTGCCGGGGCGGATACGACCCTGAGGGTCTGGAACCTCCACGACGGGAGCCTCGTTTCAACAGGAAGGAAATTCCGGACATCGCAGCGATGCTGCACCTTCCTGCCCGGAGGTTCATCGCTGTTCTGCGGCGGCTGGGACGGGAGATGCCGGATCTTCAGCATCCCTGAAGTCAGGCTGGAAAAAATTCTTGCCGGGCACACGAGCGTAGTGACCTGCTGTGCGGTAACAGGGGACGGACAGCTCATCGTCACCGGCAGCAACGATACCACAGTCCGTATCTGGCAAAGGAAAGAGGGAGAGGAGGAGAAAACCTGCGTGGTACTTACCGGGTCCCGCACAGAGATCGGTGCAATTGTCGTATCCCCGGACAATACGCTCCTTGCCGCGGGAGGGGGAGACGAGGTCATCCGTCTCTACCGGCTTCCGGGCGGGGAACCTGCCGGGGAACTGCCGGGCATTCCCGGCAAAGTAACAGCCCTTGCCTTCGATCCTGCAGGAGATCTTCTTGCCGCAGGGTATGACACCGGCATCAGTGCCTGGTATGCCGTTCCGGGCCGGACGCTCATCCGTACGGAACCAGCCCACACCGGTGCAGTAACCGGGATCGCAGTGTTCCCTAAAGAGAGGCTCCTCGTTACCAGTGGACAGGACGGGACCTGCCGGTTCCACCCGCTGCCAGTTGCCAGTTTCCTCCCGGGCGCAAAGCTTGCCGATGTATCCTGGATCCTGGCGGAAGCCGGGCGCGCCCGCGGAAATCCCGATGAAAGGCAGTGGACATTTCTGTACAGCCTCCTCGCCTCACGGTTCCGGCACGAGATCCAGATCTGCCCATCAACTGGGAACATCGGGTGCTATGATATCCAGATTGCGGGGTGA
- a CDS encoding deoxyribonuclease IV, whose amino-acid sequence MVRVGVHVSIAGSLDLAVDRALDAGCDVFQMFSRNPRGWNYLPLSVEVTELFRKKIKTTGILPVDHMPYLPNLASPKPEVYEKSVATLTAELDRCGSLGIPYLVTHLGHHLGDGMAGGRERVIRAIDTALAGSESPAMLLLENTAGEKNSVGSSFEHIRGILDGLSDKKRIGICFDTCHAFAAGYELRTPEGIDETLRQFEEQIGLRNLKVIHLNDTKGEKGSGLDRHEHIGMGFITENGFRHILHNKVFAALPLVCETPVDDRRDDRGNIQMVRNLAR is encoded by the coding sequence GTGGTAAGAGTCGGAGTCCATGTCTCAATCGCCGGTTCGCTCGATCTCGCGGTAGACCGGGCTCTGGACGCAGGGTGCGATGTCTTCCAGATGTTTTCGCGTAACCCCCGGGGCTGGAATTATCTTCCACTATCAGTGGAAGTCACAGAACTTTTCCGGAAGAAGATCAAAACAACTGGTATCCTGCCCGTGGACCACATGCCCTACCTCCCCAACCTTGCATCCCCCAAGCCCGAGGTGTACGAGAAGTCGGTTGCCACTCTCACTGCTGAATTGGACCGGTGTGGGAGTCTCGGCATTCCTTATCTCGTTACTCATCTTGGTCACCACCTTGGTGATGGGATGGCCGGCGGCAGGGAACGAGTTATCCGGGCGATCGATACGGCTCTTGCCGGTTCAGAGAGCCCTGCGATGCTCCTTCTTGAAAATACGGCAGGAGAGAAAAACAGTGTGGGGAGCAGTTTCGAGCATATTCGCGGAATACTGGATGGCCTCTCCGACAAAAAACGGATCGGTATCTGCTTTGATACCTGCCATGCCTTCGCTGCCGGCTACGAACTCCGGACTCCGGAAGGGATCGATGAGACGCTCAGACAGTTTGAAGAGCAGATCGGCCTGAGAAACCTCAAGGTAATCCACCTCAACGATACAAAAGGCGAAAAAGGCAGCGGCCTTGACCGGCACGAGCACATCGGGATGGGTTTCATTACTGAGAACGGCTTCCGGCACATCCTTCACAACAAGGTTTTTGCGGCTCTCCCCCTTGTCTGCGAGACACCGGTAGATGACCGCAGGGATGACCGTGGCAATATCCAGATGGTCCGAAACCTCGCCCGGTAA
- a CDS encoding GlpM family protein produces the protein MDYLYTLLKFFIGGSVIVGVTFLADHADPRYGGMLAAAPIITTLAFLFTYSELGGEMTRQLVISAFWFAIPTLIFLIIFWLLLSRLSLFLSLSCAYGIWVIAILIMNRIFSIV, from the coding sequence ATGGATTATCTCTACACTCTCCTGAAATTTTTTATTGGCGGAAGTGTCATTGTCGGGGTGACATTCCTTGCTGATCATGCAGATCCCAGGTACGGCGGCATGCTTGCAGCGGCACCAATCATAACAACACTCGCGTTCCTTTTCACGTATTCCGAACTGGGCGGCGAAATGACACGACAGCTTGTTATTTCAGCGTTCTGGTTCGCAATCCCCACCTTAATATTTCTCATAATATTCTGGCTACTGTTATCCCGGCTCAGTCTCTTTTTAAGTCTCAGTTGTGCATACGGAATCTGGGTCATTGCGATTCTCATCATGAACCGCATCTTTTCGATAGTGTGA
- the endA gene encoding tRNA-intron lyase, whose protein sequence is MKAIFDGKTIHTGKDGKVLYEQSGYGRPEADGLRLSPQEAVYLLHRQKIEVPGYSFDTLFAELSNEPNFMRSFLVYRDLRERGYVVQTGPHDFRVFRRGERPGKGESVYLVRVLSERDPIRFEKLIEEVMASRNMRKQYVLAVVDDEEELTFYEIKLQKLADATSPLPTLGQHEAMLIGKSAIVRTPPQSDLELAGYGKRLDPERLILGPVELLSLMENGTILLTRGSEMISIEEFLSLASETDNELTGKIAVYNELRQHQFTPRTGYKFGHHFRVYCGKNVHSDLLVHAVEKESVLPMSVISRSVRMAHSVKKKMFFGAVHSSGIQFVEFARIKL, encoded by the coding sequence GTGAAGGCAATTTTTGATGGGAAAACCATCCACACGGGGAAGGATGGAAAGGTGCTGTACGAGCAGAGCGGCTATGGCAGACCGGAAGCCGACGGTCTCCGGCTCTCCCCGCAGGAAGCAGTCTACCTCCTCCACCGCCAGAAGATCGAAGTTCCCGGCTATTCGTTCGATACTCTCTTTGCCGAGCTATCGAATGAGCCCAACTTCATGCGCAGTTTTCTGGTGTACCGCGACCTCCGGGAGCGCGGGTACGTGGTCCAGACCGGCCCGCACGATTTCCGGGTCTTCCGTCGGGGCGAAAGGCCGGGGAAGGGCGAGTCCGTGTACCTTGTCCGTGTCCTGTCAGAGCGGGATCCGATTCGATTCGAGAAACTTATCGAGGAAGTTATGGCTTCCCGGAATATGCGCAAACAGTATGTCCTTGCCGTGGTAGATGATGAAGAGGAGCTCACGTTCTATGAGATCAAGCTCCAGAAACTTGCCGATGCCACAAGCCCGCTTCCAACACTCGGGCAACACGAGGCCATGCTGATCGGGAAGTCCGCGATTGTGAGGACACCCCCTCAGTCCGATCTTGAACTTGCAGGGTATGGAAAACGCCTCGATCCGGAACGCCTGATACTCGGCCCTGTGGAACTCCTCTCCCTCATGGAGAACGGGACGATCCTGCTCACGCGGGGTTCAGAGATGATCAGCATTGAGGAGTTTCTCTCCCTTGCCAGCGAGACTGACAATGAACTCACCGGGAAGATTGCGGTGTACAACGAGCTCCGTCAGCACCAGTTCACTCCCCGGACCGGCTACAAGTTCGGCCACCACTTCCGGGTCTACTGCGGGAAGAATGTCCACTCTGACCTGCTCGTCCATGCTGTCGAGAAGGAGTCCGTTCTCCCGATGAGCGTCATCTCCCGCTCCGTGCGGATGGCGCACAGCGTCAAAAAGAAGATGTTCTTTGGCGCCGTACATTCTTCCGGAATCCAGTTCGTCGAATTTGCACGGATCAAACTGTGA
- a CDS encoding DUF2997 domain-containing protein — protein sequence MENAIMTMQELEITIDKNGRVLVAVRGIQGGGCLALTKSLENAIGTVEERNHTAEFYQKPVEGREYQYQSER from the coding sequence ATGGAGAACGCGATCATGACAATGCAGGAACTTGAAATAACGATTGACAAAAACGGCAGGGTGCTGGTAGCCGTCCGTGGCATACAGGGAGGGGGATGCCTGGCACTGACAAAGAGCCTTGAGAATGCCATAGGAACGGTCGAGGAGAGGAACCATACGGCTGAATTCTACCAGAAGCCGGTTGAAGGCAGAGAGTACCAGTACCAGAGCGAGCGATAA
- a CDS encoding CAP domain-containing protein: protein MVQRFCGKCGASLNYPTQKFCTSCGAAIPLAPETISGSPSPIHGDIPRWLKAVAGIVLVLAACVVLVPLLTYAVPASSSAGYTGMSGGAGLTSPAETPLTGLTLLSVTSSFLTSQVPEPAATTPIITFSTIETPLPTITPIVSATAVPTNIPVTHQTSQITLSVTQAPPQPPASSYASSTPGAPSIDPTALEARIHELINVQREQNGLSALSYDPFLADIARGHSYDMVTRNFFDHVNPDGKHPKDRGDDAGYPCIRYFKSYYTLGIAENLFQGNRYSAYTTTNGVITSYDWNSAEQVAQMAVSGWMNSSGHRKNILTETFELEGIGVAFAPDDKIYVTENFC, encoded by the coding sequence ATGGTTCAGCGGTTTTGCGGGAAATGCGGGGCCTCGCTCAACTACCCCACCCAGAAATTCTGTACTTCCTGCGGGGCTGCTATTCCGTTGGCTCCGGAAACGATATCCGGCAGTCCCAGCCCTATTCATGGGGATATCCCTCGCTGGCTGAAGGCTGTCGCAGGCATTGTACTTGTTCTGGCTGCATGCGTGGTACTCGTCCCGCTTCTCACGTATGCGGTTCCCGCCTCGTCATCTGCGGGCTATACCGGAATGTCGGGCGGAGCCGGTCTGACCTCTCCCGCAGAGACTCCTCTTACGGGGCTTACTCTCTTATCGGTGACATCATCCTTCCTAACTTCCCAAGTACCTGAACCTGCTGCAACGACACCCATTATCACCTTCTCAACGATTGAAACTCCCTTGCCCACTATCACCCCGATTGTCTCTGCTACTGCTGTTCCCACAAATATCCCGGTAACGCACCAGACCTCGCAGATTACACTTTCCGTTACGCAGGCACCCCCGCAGCCACCGGCCAGCTCGTATGCCAGTTCAACTCCGGGTGCACCGTCTATCGATCCGACCGCTCTTGAAGCTCGAATCCATGAGCTTATCAATGTCCAGCGGGAACAGAACGGCCTTTCTGCCCTCTCCTATGATCCGTTTCTTGCCGATATTGCCCGGGGGCACAGTTACGATATGGTGACCAGAAATTTCTTCGATCACGTCAATCCCGATGGGAAACATCCAAAGGACCGGGGAGATGATGCGGGATATCCCTGCATCCGGTACTTCAAGTCCTATTACACCCTGGGCATCGCCGAGAACCTCTTTCAGGGCAACCGTTACAGCGCCTATACAACCACGAACGGCGTCATCACATCCTACGACTGGAACTCGGCGGAACAGGTTGCGCAAATGGCAGTTTCCGGGTGGATGAACAGTTCGGGGCACCGGAAGAATATTCTTACCGAAACGTTCGAGCTGGAAGGGATCGGTGTCGCGTTTGCCCCCGATGACAAGATCTATGTGACCGAGAACTTCTGTTAA
- a CDS encoding DUF1257 domain-containing protein, with protein MSHYSRVKTTFHNREALIACLTNLGYQVETDTVIKGHHGEHTVDIAAKNKGYGIGFVKGPDGTYDMVADWWGVSGADEQNVVRELAEQAGSIQKEYARKMVIEQTTGDGFEIVSETKEEDGSIRIVVRRWE; from the coding sequence ATGTCGCATTACAGCCGGGTGAAAACCACATTCCATAACCGCGAAGCGCTCATTGCCTGCCTGACAAACCTCGGGTACCAGGTCGAAACCGACACGGTCATCAAGGGTCACCATGGCGAACATACCGTGGATATCGCGGCAAAGAACAAGGGGTACGGGATCGGGTTCGTAAAAGGCCCGGATGGGACCTATGATATGGTGGCCGACTGGTGGGGCGTCTCCGGTGCGGATGAACAGAATGTTGTGAGGGAACTAGCAGAGCAGGCCGGCTCCATCCAGAAAGAGTACGCCCGCAAAATGGTTATCGAGCAAACCACAGGTGATGGCTTCGAGATTGTCTCGGAGACAAAGGAAGAGGACGGCTCCATCCGGATCGTTGTGCGGAGGTGGGAATAG